A region of Salvia splendens isolate huo1 chromosome 17, SspV2, whole genome shotgun sequence DNA encodes the following proteins:
- the LOC121773456 gene encoding non-classical arabinogalactan protein 31-like isoform X1, producing MAFVSFPTSFVLSFLLLTATADVTLPTYPPPPQAPHPPPPPHHHHHHHHHHPPAPAPTHPPLKPPSHPPVKPPSHPPVKPPAHPPVKPPSHPPVKPPSHPPVKPPSHPPVKPPSHPPVKPPSHPPVKPPSHPPMRKMVAIQGVVFCKSCKYRGIDTLVGATALSGAVVKLECNNTRKTLVEHKTTDKNGYFLFMPQKLTTSGSHKCKVSLVSSPSPTCTHPTNLHGGAVGAILMRKPPLQTPPKPLPFELFTVGPFAFEAAKKMPCHY from the exons ATGGCATTTGTTTCTTTCCCCACTTCCTTTGTCCTCTCCTTCCTTCTCCTCACTGCCACCGCCGATGTCACCCTCCCAACCTACCCTCCTCCACCCCAAGCCCCTCATCCTCCTCCACcaccccaccaccaccaccaccaccaccatcatcaCCCCCCTGCTCCAGCACCCACACACCCTCCACTCAAACCCCCGTCCCACCCCCCCGTTAAACCCCCGTCACACCCGCCAGTGAAGCCGCCGGCTCACCCTCCCGTTAAGCCCCCGTCACACCCTCCCGTTAAGCCCCCGTCACACCCTCCCGTTAAGCCTCCGTCACATCCTCCCGTCAAGCCTCCGTCACACCCACCAGTTAAGCCTCCGTCACACCCTCCCGTTAAGCCCCCATCACACCCACCAATGAGGAAGATGGTGGCTATTCAGGGCGTAGTCTTCTGCAAATCCTGCAAATATAGGGGAATCGATACTCTCGTCGGTGCGACTGCTCTTTCCG GTGCTGTGGTGAAGCTGGAATGCAACAACACAAGGAAGACGCTAGTGGAGCACAAGACGACCGACAAGAACGGCTACTTCCTCTTCATGCCGCAGAAGCTGACCACATCTGGCTCCCACAAATGCAAGGTCTCCCTCGTCTCATCCCCCTCGCCGACCTGCACACACCCCACCAACCTCCACGGCGGCGCTGTCGGCGCTATCCTAATGCGCAAGCCGCCGCTCCAAACCCCCCCCAAGCCCTTGCCGTTTGAGCTCTTCACCGTCGGACCATTCGCTTTTGAAGCTGCCAAGAAAATGCCATGTCACTACTAG
- the LOC121773456 gene encoding non-classical arabinogalactan protein 31-like isoform X2 yields the protein MAFVSFPTSFVLSFLLLTATADVTLPTYPPPPQAPHPPPPPHHHHHHHHHHPPAPAPTHPPLKPPSHPPVKPPSHPPVKPPAHPPVKPPSHPPVKPPSHPPVKPPSHPPVKPPSHPPVKPPSHPPVKPPSHPPMRKMVAIQGVVFCKSCKYRGIDTLVGAVVKLECNNTRKTLVEHKTTDKNGYFLFMPQKLTTSGSHKCKVSLVSSPSPTCTHPTNLHGGAVGAILMRKPPLQTPPKPLPFELFTVGPFAFEAAKKMPCHY from the exons ATGGCATTTGTTTCTTTCCCCACTTCCTTTGTCCTCTCCTTCCTTCTCCTCACTGCCACCGCCGATGTCACCCTCCCAACCTACCCTCCTCCACCCCAAGCCCCTCATCCTCCTCCACcaccccaccaccaccaccaccaccaccatcatcaCCCCCCTGCTCCAGCACCCACACACCCTCCACTCAAACCCCCGTCCCACCCCCCCGTTAAACCCCCGTCACACCCGCCAGTGAAGCCGCCGGCTCACCCTCCCGTTAAGCCCCCGTCACACCCTCCCGTTAAGCCCCCGTCACACCCTCCCGTTAAGCCTCCGTCACATCCTCCCGTCAAGCCTCCGTCACACCCACCAGTTAAGCCTCCGTCACACCCTCCCGTTAAGCCCCCATCACACCCACCAATGAGGAAGATGGTGGCTATTCAGGGCGTAGTCTTCTGCAAATCCTGCAAATATAGGGGAATCGATACTCTCGTCG GTGCTGTGGTGAAGCTGGAATGCAACAACACAAGGAAGACGCTAGTGGAGCACAAGACGACCGACAAGAACGGCTACTTCCTCTTCATGCCGCAGAAGCTGACCACATCTGGCTCCCACAAATGCAAGGTCTCCCTCGTCTCATCCCCCTCGCCGACCTGCACACACCCCACCAACCTCCACGGCGGCGCTGTCGGCGCTATCCTAATGCGCAAGCCGCCGCTCCAAACCCCCCCCAAGCCCTTGCCGTTTGAGCTCTTCACCGTCGGACCATTCGCTTTTGAAGCTGCCAAGAAAATGCCATGTCACTACTAG